A stretch of the Lactuca sativa cultivar Salinas chromosome 9, Lsat_Salinas_v11, whole genome shotgun sequence genome encodes the following:
- the LOC111899010 gene encoding BRASSINOSTEROID INSENSITIVE 1-associated receptor kinase 1, protein MDRTVSLFTLWFIIGFYNLSSVYGNAEGDALNALRTQLNDPTNILQSWDPTLVNPCTWFHITCDPSNLVTRLDLGNAQLSGELVPQLGQLINLQYLELYGNNISGKIPEELGNLTNLMSLDLYMNQLEGGIPDTLGNLKQLRFLRLNNNSLTGTIPVSLTGIDSLQVLDLSNNKLTGNVPINGSFSLFTPISYAGNNDLTLPPAPPQAPASPNSQSSSVGNSATGAIAGGVAAGAALLFAGPAIVLAYYRRRKPQDHFFDVPAEEDPEVHLGQLKRFSLRELQVATDSFSNNNVLGKGGFGKVYKGRLADGGLVAVKRLKEERSQGGELQFQTEVEMISMAVHRNLLRLRGFCMTPTERLLVYPYMANGSVASCLRDRPATQPALDWPVRKRIALGAARGLAYLHDHCDPKIIHRDVKAANILLDEEFEAVVGDFGLAKLMDYKDTHVTTAVRGTIGHIAPEYLSTGKSSEKTDVFGYGVMLLELITGQRAFDLARLANDDEVMLLDWVKGLLRDKKLETLVDADLDGNYVDDEVEQLIQVALLCTQGTALERPKMSEVVRMLEGDGLAERWEEWQKEEIFRQDYNQAHNQNFDWIIPDSTYNISNEQLSGPR, encoded by the exons ATGGATCGAACAGTCTCTCTATTCACCCTTTGGTTTATCATCGGGTTCTATAACTTATCAAGTGTATATGGGAATGCTGAAG GTGATGCATTGAATGCCCTAAGGACGCAATTAAACGATCCTACTAACATTTTACAAAGTTGGGATCCGACCCTTGTGAATCCATGTACATGGTTTCATATTACTTGTGACCCATCGAATCTCGTTACCAGACT TGATCTTGGAAACGCACAATTGTCTGGTGAACTGGTTCCACAGCTTGGTCAACTTATAAATTTACAGTACTT GGAGCTTTATGGAAATAACATCTCTGGAAAAATTCCTGAAGAGCTTGGAAACTTAACAAATTTGATGAGTTTGGATCTTTACATGAACCAGTTAGAAGGTGGCATTCCAGACACATTAGGCAACCTTAAACAACTCCGTTTCCT TCGTCTCAACAACAACAGTTTGACAGGAACTATTCCAGTTTCTTTAACTGGAATCGATTCTCTTCAAGTTCT TGATCTATCGAACAATAAGTTAACTGGGAATGTTCCTATTAATGGGTCGTTCTCACTTTTCACACCTATCAG TTATGCAGGTAACAACGACTTGACACTTCCTCCAGCTCCTCCACAAGCTCCTGCTTCACCTAATTCTCAATCTTCTTCAG TCGGCAACAGTGCCACCGGAGCTATCGCCGGAGGAGTTGCCGCCGGTGCTGCTCTCCTTTTTGCAGGTCCGGCAATCGTACTTGCTTATTATCGCCGCCGAAAACCACAAGATCATTTCTTTGATGTTCCCG ccGAAGAGGACCCCGAAGTCCACTTGGGACAACTGAAAAGATTTTCTCTACGTGAACTACAAGTTGCAACCGATAGTTTTAGTAACAATAACGTTCTTGGGAAAGGTGGATTTGGTAAAGTTTACAAAGGTAGGTTAGCCGATGGTGGTTTGGTGGCTGTAAAAAGGCTCAAAGAGGAACGTAGTCAAGGCGGCGAATTACAGTTTCAGACGGAGGTGGAGATGATTAGTATGGCGGTTCACCGGAATCTTCTCCGGCTTAGAGGATTTTGCATGACACCAACCGAACGATTGCTTGTTTATCCCTACATGGCCAATGGAAGCGTTGCATCGTGTTTGCGAG ATCGACCCGCTACACAACCCGCACTTGATTGGCCAGTACGGAAACGAATCGCGTTGGGAGCCGCACGGGGACTTGCGTATTTGCACGATCATTGTGACCCGAAGATTATACACCGTGATGTGAAAGCTGCAAATATTTTGTTGGATGAGGAGTTTGAAGCGGTTGTTGGAGACTTTGGGTTGGCTAAACTCATGGACTATAAAGATACGCATGTCACGACAGCTGTACGTGGGACAATTGGCCATATTGCTCCCGAGTATCTCTCCACCGGGAAATCCTCCGAAAAAACCGATGTTTTTGGGTACGGTGTGATGCTTCTCGAACTCATCACAGGTCAACGCGCCTTCGATCTTGCCCGACTTGCTAATGATGATGAGGTCATGTTGCTTGATTGG GTGAAAGGACTATTGAGGGATAAGAAGCTTGAGACATTGGTGGATGCGGATTTAGATGGTAATTATGTGGACGATGAGGTGGAACAGTTGATCCAGGTGGCGCTATTGTGCACACAAGGTACGGCATTAGAGCGACCGAAGATGTCAGAAGTTGTTAGAATGCTTGAAGGCGATGGGTTAGCAGAGAGGTGGGAGGAGTGGCAGAAAGAGGAGATTTTCAGGCAAGATTACAACCAGGCACACAATCAGAATTTTGATTGGATAATTCCGGATTCAACTTATAACATTAGCAACGAACAATTATCGGGTCCTAGATGA